In one Blastocatellia bacterium genomic region, the following are encoded:
- a CDS encoding (2Fe-2S)-binding protein, whose product MKETITFQLNGKPVRLEVDGNRTLLWVLRTDLGLTGTKFGCGLSLCGACTVVVGKEAVRSCQLPIREVRGKEVLTIEGLAKNGKLHPLQKAFADLGAFQCGFCTPGMIMTAYALLLKNPRPTREQIIAGMDNNLCRCAAHWRIVQAIERVAGTR is encoded by the coding sequence ATGAAAGAAACAATCACTTTTCAACTCAACGGCAAACCGGTTCGCTTGGAGGTTGACGGCAATCGGACGCTGCTCTGGGTTTTGCGCACGGATCTGGGGCTGACGGGAACAAAGTTCGGCTGCGGTCTCAGTCTCTGTGGAGCCTGCACGGTGGTCGTCGGCAAAGAGGCCGTTCGCTCCTGCCAGCTTCCCATTCGAGAAGTTCGCGGCAAGGAGGTACTGACCATCGAGGGGTTGGCCAAAAATGGTAAGCTCCATCCCCTGCAGAAAGCGTTCGCCGACCTGGGAGCATTCCAGTGCGGGTTCTGCACGCCGGGGATGATCATGACGGCCTACGCGCTACTTTTGAAAAATCCCCGTCCGACGCGGGAGCAGATCATTGCCGGTATGGATAACAATCTCTGTCGGTGCGCCGCCCACTGGCGCATCGTTCAAGCCATCGAGAGAGTGGCTGGGACACGATGA